In one Syntrophorhabdus sp. genomic region, the following are encoded:
- a CDS encoding RNA polymerase sigma factor, whose translation MGREDACPPDMELALPGQLCYNRPVWVPAVIYNAEQDEREASDLAYISRVLAGDRDAFAFLLRRYKMYVLKIVGRHVPYEDAEEVAHDAFIRVYESLAKFTGSGGFRHWIAAIATRTCYDYWRRAYRSKEVAMSSLGDGQREWVERAAADPSGGSIDDIGREVEAREVLDWALARLSPEDRMVLELVYLEGLSVREVADLLGWSTANVKIRSFRSRRK comes from the coding sequence ATGGGGCGGGAAGATGCATGCCCGCCCGATATGGAGCTTGCCCTGCCGGGTCAGCTTTGTTATAACAGACCTGTATGGGTACCTGCCGTGATCTATAATGCCGAACAGGACGAACGCGAAGCGTCGGACCTTGCGTACATCAGCCGTGTTCTCGCCGGTGATCGCGACGCCTTCGCTTTTCTTCTCAGGAGATACAAGATGTACGTCCTCAAGATAGTCGGTCGCCATGTCCCCTACGAGGATGCCGAAGAGGTGGCGCACGATGCCTTCATCCGCGTCTACGAATCCCTTGCAAAGTTCACCGGGTCCGGGGGGTTCAGGCACTGGATAGCGGCGATCGCGACGCGGACCTGCTACGACTACTGGAGACGCGCGTACAGGTCGAAAGAGGTTGCCATGAGCTCTCTCGGTGACGGACAGCGGGAATGGGTCGAGCGGGCCGCGGCCGATCCGTCGGGAGGCTCCATCGACGACATCGGCAGGGAGGTGGAGGCGCGGGAGGTACTCGACTGGGCGCTGGCGAGGCTCTCGCCGGAGGACAGGATGGTGCTGGAACTTGTCTACCTGGAAGGCCTGTCCGTGCGCGAGGTCGCCGACCTCCTCGGATGGAGCACGGCGAACGTGAAGATACGTTCCTTCCGGTCACGCAGGAAGC
- a CDS encoding efflux RND transporter periplasmic adaptor subunit encodes MEETHDDTSHIRKILRSVGPGKGLKRRTIWLASAAAAILLAGAVVLYASTGRSQVRYKTAEVKKGDLTVTITATGTLQPLEQVEVGTEVSGTIKTVAVDYNDRVKEGQVLAKLDTTKLEAQVLQSEATLNYARAKLRETQATVAETQSKLNRFKESLELSGGKVPSQAEYDAADAALKRAKAQEGTARADIAKAEATLKANRSDLNKATIRSPINGIVLERKVETGQTVAASLQTPVLFKIAEDLKQMELCIGVDEADVGQVKEGQTAIFTVDAFPEKKFPARVREARFAAKTENNVVTYETVLEVDNSAMVLRPGMTATAFITVNSVSDALLVPNAALRFAPAQDKTQKETSGGSKLLTSLLSRRPPGTDNRQAPKQGSSNAVWKVEGEKIVRVKVTPGATDGVMTQILEGDLAPGTVVATDIVRTKK; translated from the coding sequence ATGGAAGAGACTCACGACGATACGTCACATATCAGGAAGATACTCCGGTCGGTGGGGCCGGGGAAGGGACTGAAGAGGAGAACGATATGGCTCGCCTCGGCCGCCGCGGCGATCCTTCTCGCGGGTGCCGTGGTCCTCTACGCGTCGACGGGAAGATCACAGGTCCGCTACAAGACCGCGGAAGTGAAGAAGGGAGACCTCACGGTCACCATCACCGCCACGGGGACGCTCCAACCCCTCGAGCAGGTCGAGGTCGGCACCGAGGTCTCGGGGACGATCAAGACCGTCGCCGTGGATTACAACGACCGCGTGAAAGAGGGACAGGTCCTCGCGAAGCTGGATACGACCAAGCTCGAGGCGCAGGTCCTGCAGTCGGAGGCGACCCTGAACTACGCCAGGGCAAAGCTCCGCGAGACGCAGGCCACGGTAGCGGAGACGCAGAGCAAGCTGAACCGCTTCAAGGAAAGCCTCGAACTCAGCGGCGGGAAGGTGCCTTCCCAGGCGGAATACGACGCAGCCGACGCCGCGCTGAAACGGGCGAAGGCCCAGGAGGGGACGGCGAGGGCGGACATCGCCAAGGCCGAGGCGACGCTCAAGGCCAACCGGTCCGACCTTAACAAGGCCACCATTCGTTCCCCCATCAACGGCATCGTCCTCGAGCGGAAGGTGGAGACCGGTCAGACCGTTGCCGCGTCTCTCCAGACCCCGGTGCTTTTCAAGATCGCCGAGGACCTGAAACAGATGGAACTGTGCATCGGGGTTGACGAGGCCGATGTGGGGCAGGTGAAGGAGGGCCAGACCGCCATATTCACCGTTGACGCCTTCCCGGAGAAGAAATTCCCCGCCCGCGTCAGGGAGGCCCGTTTCGCGGCGAAGACGGAGAACAACGTGGTCACCTACGAGACGGTCCTTGAGGTGGATAATTCCGCCATGGTGCTTCGCCCGGGGATGACGGCGACGGCCTTTATCACGGTGAACAGTGTCTCCGACGCTCTTCTTGTCCCCAACGCGGCCTTGAGGTTCGCGCCGGCGCAGGACAAGACACAGAAAGAGACCTCCGGAGGCAGCAAGCTCTTGACGAGTCTCCTGAGCAGGCGACCTCCGGGGACGGACAACCGCCAGGCGCCCAAACAGGGCAGCAGCAACGCGGTGTGGAAGGTGGAAGGCGAAAAGATCGTCCGCGTGAAGGTGACGCCCGGCGCGACGGACGGGGTGATGACGCAGATCCTCGAAGGAGACCTGGCCCCGGGAACGGTGGTGGCAACGGACATTGTGAGGACAAAGAAATGA
- a CDS encoding ABC transporter ATP-binding protein produces the protein MKEEDYRIGEQEAGQPLIELQGITKVYGKGQAELHALRGIDLSIYEGDFVAVMGPSGCGKSTCMNVLGCLDTPTSGRYLFKGVDIADLTRNQRALLRRHYLGFVFQGFNLLSRTSALENVELPLLYRGIHHTSRRDVAREALDAVGLSGWEHHTPAELSGGQQQRVAIARAIATSPAVLLADEPTGNLDSIRSTEIMELLSSLNTDRGITVMMVTHEPDMAEYASRTVRFRDGLIASDSRGSEVTQ, from the coding sequence ATGAAGGAAGAAGACTATCGGATAGGAGAGCAGGAAGCGGGGCAACCCCTTATCGAGCTTCAGGGGATAACGAAGGTGTACGGCAAGGGACAGGCGGAACTGCACGCCCTGAGGGGGATAGACCTTTCCATCTACGAAGGCGATTTCGTGGCCGTCATGGGTCCGAGCGGATGCGGGAAATCGACATGCATGAACGTACTCGGCTGTCTCGATACCCCCACATCCGGACGCTATCTCTTCAAAGGGGTCGACATAGCGGATCTCACGCGCAACCAGAGGGCGCTCTTAAGGCGCCACTATCTCGGCTTCGTCTTCCAGGGCTTCAACCTCTTGAGCCGGACATCGGCCCTGGAGAACGTCGAGCTGCCCCTTCTGTACCGGGGCATCCACCATACCAGCAGGCGCGACGTCGCCCGCGAGGCGCTCGATGCCGTGGGCCTTTCCGGGTGGGAGCACCACACGCCGGCCGAGCTCTCGGGAGGGCAGCAGCAGCGCGTGGCCATAGCGCGGGCGATAGCGACATCTCCCGCGGTTCTTCTCGCGGACGAGCCGACGGGCAACCTCGATTCCATCCGCAGCACGGAGATCATGGAGCTTCTTTCATCACTCAACACGGACAGGGGCATCACCGTAATGATGGTGACCCACGAGCCGGACATGGCCGAGTACGCGAGCCGCACGGTAAGGTTCCGTGACGGGCTCATCGCGTCCGACAGCCGCGGCAGCGAGGTGACGCAATGA
- a CDS encoding FtsX-like permease family protein translates to MIWNAFLLALRAIRRNKMRSFLTILGIVIGVAAVITLVTVGGGATAKVTEDIAKLGSNLLMVTPGQMRGGGGFSGAARSFEIDDAKAIARDVNALSAVAPTSSSSAMAVFGAKNWSTLVTGSDAAFFKVKEWMVEDGREFTDQEVRSGTAVCVLGATVRKELFGDQDPLQHRIRVKGVSFEVIGVLAAKGQSTTGRDQDDLIVMPLRAFQRRVSGNENISLIQVSVEEGASTEKAQEDIEGLLRERRRISTLKPNDFQIRDMKELASTMLATTELLTTLLGAVAAVSLLVGGIGIMNIMLVSVTERTREIGTRLAIGALEREVLLQFLVEAMVLSAFGGLFGIILSLAASAVLVRVLDVPFVVNGWIIFIAFIFSAAVGLIFGYFPARKAASLDPIEALRHE, encoded by the coding sequence ATGATCTGGAATGCCTTCCTTCTGGCCTTACGGGCCATCCGGCGCAACAAGATGCGTTCCTTTCTGACCATCCTCGGCATCGTCATCGGCGTCGCCGCCGTTATCACCCTCGTGACGGTGGGAGGCGGGGCGACGGCAAAGGTGACGGAGGACATAGCCAAACTGGGAAGCAACCTCCTCATGGTGACACCCGGCCAGATGCGCGGCGGCGGAGGTTTTTCGGGAGCCGCGAGGTCCTTCGAGATCGATGACGCGAAGGCGATCGCCCGTGACGTGAATGCCCTCTCCGCCGTTGCCCCCACGTCTTCCTCGTCGGCCATGGCCGTCTTTGGCGCGAAGAACTGGTCCACCCTCGTCACCGGCTCCGATGCGGCATTCTTCAAGGTGAAGGAATGGATGGTGGAGGACGGCAGGGAGTTCACGGACCAGGAGGTCCGCTCGGGGACCGCCGTGTGCGTCCTGGGTGCCACCGTCAGGAAAGAGCTTTTCGGGGACCAGGATCCTCTGCAGCACAGGATCCGCGTCAAGGGCGTTTCCTTCGAGGTGATCGGGGTGCTTGCCGCGAAGGGCCAGTCGACCACGGGACGCGACCAGGACGACCTCATCGTCATGCCCCTGCGCGCCTTTCAACGGCGCGTCTCGGGAAACGAGAATATCAGTCTCATCCAGGTTTCGGTGGAAGAGGGCGCCTCCACGGAGAAGGCCCAGGAGGACATCGAGGGCCTCTTGAGGGAACGCCGGCGCATCTCCACCCTGAAGCCCAACGATTTCCAGATCAGGGACATGAAGGAGCTTGCCAGCACGATGCTCGCCACCACCGAGCTTCTCACCACCCTTCTCGGGGCGGTGGCGGCGGTCAGCCTTCTCGTCGGCGGCATTGGGATCATGAACATCATGCTCGTGTCCGTGACGGAACGGACCCGTGAGATCGGGACGCGGCTCGCCATCGGCGCGCTGGAACGCGAGGTCCTTCTGCAGTTCCTCGTCGAGGCGATGGTCCTTTCGGCATTCGGGGGGCTTTTCGGGATAATCCTGTCCCTCGCGGCGTCGGCCGTCCTTGTCCGTGTCCTCGATGTACCCTTCGTTGTCAACGGATGGATCATCTTTATCGCCTTCATCTTTTCGGCGGCGGTGGGCCTCATATTCGGCTATTTCCCCGCCCGGAAGGCGGCGAGCCTCGACCCGATAGAGGCCTTAAGACACGAGTAG
- a CDS encoding efflux transporter outer membrane subunit, whose translation MTGTIKETETMNVRGKIMRYAALFITAIILTGCVTVGPDYVKPDVTAPGNWNASQSAEIAGAAASKDSLASWWANLDDPTLVALIDTAFKNNKDLKQAASRIREARAQRGVTEARLWPSVDASGSYTRARTENNSETGTSRELFAAGLDAGWEIDLFGGLRRATEASQASYEASQEDYLSVYVSLAAEVALNYIDVRTLQERLAITEENLRLQTETWELTTHRLKAGLVTQLDMDRAKTNMEETRASIPTLATRLAAAKNRLSTLMGEYPGYVDAKLTEPRDLPLTPAEIALGVPAETLRRRPDVRGAERELAAQTARVGVATAELYPKLSLMGSIGIDASSFAGLFSANSRGFSIGPRFSWNIFNAGAVRSNIEIQNARQEQALLEYEKTILAALEEAENAITAYVNEQKRARSLNEAMTSATDSTKLALVQYKSGLIDFQAVLDAQRTYLSVRDNLATSKGTVVANLVRLYKALGGGWTPEAPQPEGAQTTKEKG comes from the coding sequence ATGACAGGAACTATCAAGGAGACAGAGACCATGAACGTGAGAGGGAAGATCATGAGATACGCGGCGCTTTTCATCACCGCCATCATTTTGACAGGCTGCGTCACCGTGGGACCGGACTATGTCAAGCCGGATGTGACGGCCCCCGGGAATTGGAACGCCTCGCAGTCGGCGGAGATCGCCGGGGCGGCTGCCTCGAAGGATTCTCTCGCGTCGTGGTGGGCGAACCTTGACGACCCCACCTTGGTGGCCCTCATCGACACCGCTTTCAAGAACAACAAGGACCTGAAGCAGGCGGCGTCGCGGATACGCGAGGCGAGGGCCCAGCGGGGGGTTACGGAGGCGAGGCTGTGGCCGTCCGTCGATGCCTCCGGTTCCTACACGCGCGCCCGGACGGAGAACAATTCCGAGACCGGCACGTCGAGAGAGCTCTTTGCCGCCGGCCTCGACGCGGGATGGGAGATCGATCTCTTCGGGGGCTTAAGAAGGGCCACCGAGGCTTCACAGGCCTCCTACGAGGCGTCACAGGAGGACTACCTGTCCGTGTACGTGAGCCTTGCCGCGGAGGTCGCGCTCAACTACATTGACGTTCGGACCCTCCAGGAGCGGCTTGCCATCACGGAGGAGAACCTGAGGCTCCAGACGGAGACATGGGAACTCACCACCCATCGTTTGAAGGCGGGCCTCGTGACCCAGCTCGATATGGACCGGGCGAAGACGAACATGGAAGAGACCCGGGCGTCCATACCGACGCTTGCCACCCGTCTTGCCGCCGCGAAGAACAGGCTCTCCACCCTCATGGGGGAATATCCAGGCTATGTCGACGCGAAGCTTACCGAGCCCAGAGACCTTCCGCTTACCCCCGCCGAGATCGCCCTCGGGGTCCCCGCGGAGACGCTCCGCCGGCGCCCTGACGTGCGCGGGGCCGAGAGGGAACTGGCAGCCCAGACGGCGCGCGTGGGCGTCGCCACGGCCGAACTCTATCCGAAGCTCAGCCTCATGGGTTCCATAGGCATCGATGCCTCGAGCTTCGCGGGTCTTTTCTCGGCCAACAGCCGCGGCTTCAGCATCGGCCCCCGGTTCAGCTGGAACATCTTCAACGCCGGCGCCGTGCGGAGCAACATCGAGATCCAGAACGCCCGGCAGGAGCAGGCCCTCCTGGAGTACGAGAAGACGATACTCGCGGCCCTCGAGGAGGCGGAGAACGCGATAACGGCCTACGTCAACGAACAGAAGCGTGCCCGTTCCCTTAACGAGGCCATGACGTCCGCCACGGATTCCACGAAGCTGGCCCTCGTCCAGTACAAGTCGGGCCTCATCGACTTCCAGGCCGTCCTCGACGCCCAGAGAACATACCTGTCGGTTCGGGACAACCTGGCGACAAGCAAAGGCACGGTGGTGGCGAACCTCGTAAGACTCTACAAAGCCCTGGGCGGCGGCTGGACCCCGGAAGCACCTCAACCGGAAGGCGCGCAGACGACGAAGGAAAAGGGGTGA